In Canis lupus familiaris isolate Mischka breed German Shepherd chromosome 9, alternate assembly UU_Cfam_GSD_1.0, whole genome shotgun sequence, a single window of DNA contains:
- the TMEM94 gene encoding transmembrane protein 94 isoform X13, with protein MDVKEKRTGEPPLALGLSTQKALSILKEQLEAVLEGHLKERKKCLTWKELWRSSFLHHSNRCSCFHWPGASLMLLAVLLLLGCHGSQPAGSHGVELVNASALFLLLLLNLLLIGRQDRLKRKEVERRLRGIIDQIQDALRDGKEIKWPDAMYPDLHMPFAPSWSLHWAYRDGHLVNLPVSLLVEGDIIALRPGQESFASLRGIKDDEHIVLEPGDLFPPFSPPPSPRGEVKKGPQNPQQHRLFRVLETPVIDNIRWCLDMALSRPVTALDNERFTVQSVMLHYAVPVVLAGFLITNALRFMLNAPGVTSWQYTLLQLQVNGVLPILPLLFPVLWVLATACGEARVLAQMSKASPSSLLAKFSEDTLSSYTEAVSSQEMLRCIWGHFLRVIQGTSPTLSHSSSLLHSLGSVTVLCCVDKQGILSWPNPSPETVLFFSGKVEPPHSSHEDLTDDLSTRSFCHPEPHERDALLAGSLNTTLHLSNEQERGDWPGDGPKPPEFYSHHKAHGRNKHPSGSNVSFSRDTEGGEEEPGKPGLEGEPYEAEDFVCDYHLEMLSLSQDQQNPSCIQFDDSNWQLHLTSLKPLGLNVLLNLCNASVTERLCRFSDHLCNIALQESHSAVLPVHVPWGLCELARLIGFTPGAKELFKQENHLALYRLPSAEMVKETSLGRLSCVTKRRPPLSHMISLFIKDTTTSTEQMLSHGTADVVLEACTDFWDGADIYPLSGSDRKKVLDFYQRACLSGYCSAFAYKPMSCALSSQLNGKCIELVQAPGQSSIFTMCELPSTIPLKLSTRRNSWSSDEGIGEVLEKEDCMQALSGQIFMGMVSSQYQARLDIVRLIDGLVNACIRFVYFSLEDELKSKVFAEKMGLETGWNCHISLTPNGDMPGSEIPPSSPSHAGSLHDDLNQVSRDDAEGLLLMEEEGHSDLISFQPTDSDLPSFLEDCNRAKLPRGIHQVRPHLQNIDNVPLLVPLFTDCTPETMCEMIKIMQEYGEVTCCLGSSANLRNSCLFLQSDISIALDPLYPSRCSWETFGYATSTSMAQASDGLSPLQLSGQLNSLPCSLTFRQEETISIIRLIEQARHATYGIRKCFLFLLQCQLTLVVIQFLSCLVQLPPLLSTTDILWLSCFCYPLLSISLLGKPPHSSIMSMATGKNLQSIPKKTQHYFLLCFLLKFSLTISSCLICFGFTLQSFCDSSRARNLTNCSSIMLPSYADTAPAWFDDFANGLLTAQKLTAALIVLHTVFISITHVHRTKPLWRKSPLTNLWWAMTVPVVLLGQVVQTAVDLQLWTHRDSQVHFGLEDVPLLTWLLGCLSLVLVVVTNEIVKLHEIRVRVRYQKRQKLQFETKLGMNSPF; from the exons GAGCTGTGGAGAAGCAGCTTCCTGCACCACAGTAACCGCTGCTCCTGCTTCCACTGGCCTGGAGCCTCACTCATGCTGctggctgtgctgctgctgcttggcTGTCATGGGAGCCAGCCAGCAGGCAG CCATGGGGTGGAGCTGGTGAATGCCTCAGCGCTGTTCCTCTTGCTGCTTCTCAACCTCCTCCTCATTGGGCGGCAAGATCGGCTGAAGCGTAAGGAGGTAGAGCGGAGGCTCCGAGGGATCATTGACCAAATCCAAG ATGCACTCAGGGATGGCAAGGAGATCAAGTGGCCCGACGCCATGTACCCAGACCTCCACATGCCCTTTGCGCCATCCTGGTCTCTGCACTGGGCCTACAGAGATGGACATCTGGTCAACCTGCCAGTTAGCCTGTTAGTAGAAGGAGACATCATAGCCCTGAGGCCTGGCCAGGAATCATTTGCCTCTCTGAGGGGGATCAAG GATGATGAACACATCGTCTTAGAGCCAGGAGAcctgtttcctcctttttctccacccccttccccccggGGAGAAGTAAAGAAAGGGCCACAGAACCCCCAGCAGCACCGGTTGTTCCGCGTCCTCGAGACCCCAGTGATTGACAATATCAG ATGGTGCCTGGACATGGCCCTGTCCCGCCCAGTCACTGCCCTGGACAACGAGAGGTTCACGGTGCAGTCGGTGATGTTGCACTACGCCGTGCCTGTGGTCCTG GCTGGCTTCCTTATCACCAATGCCCTGCGCTTCATGCTGAATGCCCCTGGCGTCACATCCTGGCAGTACACCCTCCTCCAGCTACAG GTGAATGGCGTCCTGCCCATCCTTCCCCTGCTCTTTCCAGTCCTCTGGGTTCTGGCAACCGCCTGTGGAGAAGCTCGAGTCCTGGCCCAGATGAGCAAGGCCTCTCCCAGCTCCCTG CTGGCCAAGTTCTCAGAGGATACTCTCAGCAGCTATACAGAAGCCGTCTCCTCTCAG GAAATGCTACGATGCATTTGGGGCCACTTCCTGCGGGTGATCCAAGGGACATCACCGACTCTGAGCCATAGCTCCAGCCTGCTGCACAGCTTGGGCTCCGTCACG GTCCTGTGCTGTGTGGACAAACAGGGGATCCTGTCATGGCCCAACCCCAGCCCAGAGACTGTGCTGTTCTTTAGTGGGAAAGTGGAGCCCCCACACAGCAGCCATGAGGACCTAACAGATGACCTGTCCACCCGCTCCTTCTGCCATCCCGAG CCCCACGAGCGAGATGCCCTCCTGGCCGGTTCCCTGAACACTACCCTGCACCTTTCCAATGAGCAGGAACGTGGCGACTGGCCTGGTGACGGTCCCAAGCCCCCTGAATTCTACTCTCACCACAAAGCACATGGCCGCAACAAACACCCATCTGGCTCCAATGTGAGCTTCAGCAGGGACACGGAGGGCGGTGAAGAAGAGCCTGGCAAG CCTGGGCTGGAGGGCGAGCCCTATGAAGCAGAAGACTTTGTGTGTGACTACCACTTGGAGATGCTGAGCCTGTCACAGGACCAGCAGAACCCCTCCTGCATCCAGTTCGATGACTCCAACTGGCAGCTCCACCTCACCTCCCTGAAGCCCCTGGGTCTCAACGTGCTGCTGAACCTGTGTAACGCCAGCGTCACTGAGCGTCTGTGCCGGTTCTCGGACCATCTGTGCAACATCGCCCTACAGGAGAGCCACAGCGCCGTCCTGCCTGTGCATGTGCCCTGGGGCCTCTGCGAGCTCGCCCGACTCATAG GCTTCACCCCCGGGGCCAAGGAGCTCTTCAAGCAGGAGAACCACCTTGCACTCTACCGCCTCCCCAGTGCTGAGATGGTGAAGGAGACCTCACTGGGGAGGCTCTCCTGTGTCACCAAGCGGCGTCCCCCCCTCAGCCATATGATTAGTCTCTTCATCAAGGACACCACCACGA gcacagAACAGATGCTGTCTCATGGCACAGCCGACGTGGTCTTAGAGGCCTGTACAGACTTCTGGGATGGGGCGGACATCTATCCGCTTTCCGGTTCTGACAG AAAGAAAGTGCTGGATTTTTACCAGCGAGCCTGCCTGTCTGGTTACTGCTCTGCCTTCGCCTATAAGCCCATGAGCTGTGCCCTGTCCTCTCAGCTCAATGGCAAGTGCATCGAGCTGGTGCAGGCGCCTGGCCAGAGCAGCATCTTCACCATGTGTGAGCTGCCCAGCACCATCCCCCTCAAGCTGAGCACGCGCCGCAACAGCTGGAGCTCTGACG AAGGGATCGGGGAGGTGCTGGAGAAGGAAGACTGCATGCAGGCCCTGAGTGGCCAGATCTTCATGGGCATGGTGTCCTCTCAGTACCAGGCCCGGCTGGACATTGTGCGCCTCATCGACGGGCTGGTCAATGCCTGCATCCGCTTTGTCTACTTCTCTTTGGAGGACGAGCTCAAAAGCAAG GTGTTTGCAGAAAAGATGGGCCTGGAGACAGGCTGGAACTGTCACATCTCCCTCACGCCCAATGGTGACATGCCTGGCTCTGAGATCCCCCCTTCCAGCCCTAGCCATgccggctccctgcatgatgaCCTGAATCAGG TGTCCCGAGATGATGCGGAAGGACTCCTCTTAATGGAGGAGGAGGGTCACTCAGACCTCATTAGCTTCCAGCCTACGGACAGCGACCTCCCCAGCTTCCTGGAGGACTGCAACCGG GCCAAGCTGCCACGCGGCATCCACCAGGTGCGCCCCCACCTGCAGAACATTGACAACGTGCCCCTGCTAGTACCCCTGTTCACCGACTGTACCCCTGAGA CCATGTGTGAGATGATCAAGATCATGCAGGAATATGGGGAGGTGACCTGCTGCCTGGGCAGCTCTGCCAACCTGAGGAACAGTTGCCTTTTCCTCCAGAGTGACATCAG CATTGCCCTGGATCCTCTGTACCCATCCCGCTGCTCCTGGGAGACCTTTGGCTACGCCACCAGCACCAGCATGGCCCAGGCCTCGGATGGCCTTTCTCCCCTCCAGCTCTCAGGGCAGCTCAACAGCCTGCCCTGCTCCCTGACCTTTCGCCAGGAGGAGACCATAAGCATCATCCGGCTCATTGAGCAG GCTCGGCACGCCACCTACGGCATTCGCAAGtgcttcctcttcctgctgcAGTGCCAGCTGACTCTCGTGGTCATCCAG TTCCTCTCTTGCCTGGTTCAGCTGCCACCGCTGCTGAGCACCACCGACATCCTGTGGCTGTCCTGCTTTTGCTACCCTCTGCTCAG CATCTCTCTGTTGGGGAAGCCGCCCCACAGTTCCATCATGTCTATGGCCACAGGAAAGAACCTTCAGTCCATTCCTAAGAAG ACCCAGCACtacttcctcctctgcttcttgCTCAAATTCAGCCTCACCATCAGCTCGTGCCTCATCTGCTTTGGCTTCACGCTGCAGAGCTTCTGTGACAGCTCCCGAGCCCGCAACCTCACCAACTGCTCCTCCATCATGCTGCCCAG CTATGCTGACACAGCTCCGGCCTGGTTTGATGATTTTGCCAATGGGCTGCTGACGGCTCAGAAGCTCACGGCCGCCCTGATCGTCCTGCACACAG TCTTCATTTCTATCACCCATGTGCATCGCACCAAGCCCCTGTGGAGAAAGAGCCCCTTGACAAACCTCTGGTGGGCCATGACGGTGCCTGTGGT cctcctgggGCAGGTGGTCCAGACAGCAGTGGACTTGCAGCTGTGGACGCACAGGGACAGCCAAGTCCACTTTGGCCTGGAGGACGTGCCTCTGCTGACGTGGCTCCTGGGCTGCCTCTCCTTGGTCCTTGTGGTGGTCACCAATGAGATCGTGAAGCTGCATGAGATTCG GGTCCGGGTTCGCTACCAGAAGCGGCAGAAACTGCAGTTTGAAACTAAGCTGGGCATGAACTCCCCCTTCTGA
- the TMEM94 gene encoding transmembrane protein 94 isoform X10 — MLFKQTELWMPLQGKCTKGEPPLALGLSTQKALSILKEQLEAVLEGHLKERKKCLTWKELWRSSFLHHSNRCSCFHWPGASLMLLAVLLLLGCHGSQPAGSHGVELVNASALFLLLLLNLLLIGRQDRLKRKEVERRLRGIIDQIQDALRDGKEIKWPDAMYPDLHMPFAPSWSLHWAYRDGHLVNLPVSLLVEGDIIALRPGQESFASLRGIKDDEHIVLEPGDLFPPFSPPPSPRGEVKKGPQNPQQHRLFRVLETPVIDNIRWCLDMALSRPVTALDNERFTVQSVMLHYAVPVVLAGFLITNALRFMLNAPGVTSWQYTLLQLQVNGVLPILPLLFPVLWVLATACGEARVLAQMSKASPSSLLAKFSEDTLSSYTEAVSSQEMLRCIWGHFLRVIQGTSPTLSHSSSLLHSLGSVTVLCCVDKQGILSWPNPSPETVLFFSGKVEPPHSSHEDLTDDLSTRSFCHPEPHERDALLAGSLNTTLHLSNEQERGDWPGDGPKPPEFYSHHKAHGRNKHPSGSNVSFSRDTEGGEEEPGKPGLEGEPYEAEDFVCDYHLEMLSLSQDQQNPSCIQFDDSNWQLHLTSLKPLGLNVLLNLCNASVTERLCRFSDHLCNIALQESHSAVLPVHVPWGLCELARLIGFTPGAKELFKQENHLALYRLPSAEMVKETSLGRLSCVTKRRPPLSHMISLFIKDTTTSTEQMLSHGTADVVLEACTDFWDGADIYPLSGSDRKKVLDFYQRACLSGYCSAFAYKPMSCALSSQLNGKCIELVQAPGQSSIFTMCELPSTIPLKLSTRRNSWSSDEGIGEVLEKEDCMQALSGQIFMGMVSSQYQARLDIVRLIDGLVNACIRFVYFSLEDELKSKVFAEKMGLETGWNCHISLTPNGDMPGSEIPPSSPSHAGSLHDDLNQVSRDDAEGLLLMEEEGHSDLISFQPTDSDLPSFLEDCNRAKLPRGIHQVRPHLQNIDNVPLLVPLFTDCTPETMCEMIKIMQEYGEVTCCLGSSANLRNSCLFLQSDISIALDPLYPSRCSWETFGYATSTSMAQASDGLSPLQLSGQLNSLPCSLTFRQEETISIIRLIEQARHATYGIRKCFLFLLQCQLTLVVIQFLSCLVQLPPLLSTTDILWLSCFCYPLLSISLLGKPPHSSIMSMATGKNLQSIPKKTQHYFLLCFLLKFSLTISSCLICFGFTLQSFCDSSRARNLTNCSSIMLPSYADTAPAWFDDFANGLLTAQKLTAALIVLHTVFISITHVHRTKPLWRKSPLTNLWWAMTVPVVLLGQVVQTAVDLQLWTHRDSQVHFGLEDVPLLTWLLGCLSLVLVVVTNEIVKLHEIRVRVRYQKRQKLQFETKLGMNSPF, encoded by the exons GAGCTGTGGAGAAGCAGCTTCCTGCACCACAGTAACCGCTGCTCCTGCTTCCACTGGCCTGGAGCCTCACTCATGCTGctggctgtgctgctgctgcttggcTGTCATGGGAGCCAGCCAGCAGGCAG CCATGGGGTGGAGCTGGTGAATGCCTCAGCGCTGTTCCTCTTGCTGCTTCTCAACCTCCTCCTCATTGGGCGGCAAGATCGGCTGAAGCGTAAGGAGGTAGAGCGGAGGCTCCGAGGGATCATTGACCAAATCCAAG ATGCACTCAGGGATGGCAAGGAGATCAAGTGGCCCGACGCCATGTACCCAGACCTCCACATGCCCTTTGCGCCATCCTGGTCTCTGCACTGGGCCTACAGAGATGGACATCTGGTCAACCTGCCAGTTAGCCTGTTAGTAGAAGGAGACATCATAGCCCTGAGGCCTGGCCAGGAATCATTTGCCTCTCTGAGGGGGATCAAG GATGATGAACACATCGTCTTAGAGCCAGGAGAcctgtttcctcctttttctccacccccttccccccggGGAGAAGTAAAGAAAGGGCCACAGAACCCCCAGCAGCACCGGTTGTTCCGCGTCCTCGAGACCCCAGTGATTGACAATATCAG ATGGTGCCTGGACATGGCCCTGTCCCGCCCAGTCACTGCCCTGGACAACGAGAGGTTCACGGTGCAGTCGGTGATGTTGCACTACGCCGTGCCTGTGGTCCTG GCTGGCTTCCTTATCACCAATGCCCTGCGCTTCATGCTGAATGCCCCTGGCGTCACATCCTGGCAGTACACCCTCCTCCAGCTACAG GTGAATGGCGTCCTGCCCATCCTTCCCCTGCTCTTTCCAGTCCTCTGGGTTCTGGCAACCGCCTGTGGAGAAGCTCGAGTCCTGGCCCAGATGAGCAAGGCCTCTCCCAGCTCCCTG CTGGCCAAGTTCTCAGAGGATACTCTCAGCAGCTATACAGAAGCCGTCTCCTCTCAG GAAATGCTACGATGCATTTGGGGCCACTTCCTGCGGGTGATCCAAGGGACATCACCGACTCTGAGCCATAGCTCCAGCCTGCTGCACAGCTTGGGCTCCGTCACG GTCCTGTGCTGTGTGGACAAACAGGGGATCCTGTCATGGCCCAACCCCAGCCCAGAGACTGTGCTGTTCTTTAGTGGGAAAGTGGAGCCCCCACACAGCAGCCATGAGGACCTAACAGATGACCTGTCCACCCGCTCCTTCTGCCATCCCGAG CCCCACGAGCGAGATGCCCTCCTGGCCGGTTCCCTGAACACTACCCTGCACCTTTCCAATGAGCAGGAACGTGGCGACTGGCCTGGTGACGGTCCCAAGCCCCCTGAATTCTACTCTCACCACAAAGCACATGGCCGCAACAAACACCCATCTGGCTCCAATGTGAGCTTCAGCAGGGACACGGAGGGCGGTGAAGAAGAGCCTGGCAAG CCTGGGCTGGAGGGCGAGCCCTATGAAGCAGAAGACTTTGTGTGTGACTACCACTTGGAGATGCTGAGCCTGTCACAGGACCAGCAGAACCCCTCCTGCATCCAGTTCGATGACTCCAACTGGCAGCTCCACCTCACCTCCCTGAAGCCCCTGGGTCTCAACGTGCTGCTGAACCTGTGTAACGCCAGCGTCACTGAGCGTCTGTGCCGGTTCTCGGACCATCTGTGCAACATCGCCCTACAGGAGAGCCACAGCGCCGTCCTGCCTGTGCATGTGCCCTGGGGCCTCTGCGAGCTCGCCCGACTCATAG GCTTCACCCCCGGGGCCAAGGAGCTCTTCAAGCAGGAGAACCACCTTGCACTCTACCGCCTCCCCAGTGCTGAGATGGTGAAGGAGACCTCACTGGGGAGGCTCTCCTGTGTCACCAAGCGGCGTCCCCCCCTCAGCCATATGATTAGTCTCTTCATCAAGGACACCACCACGA gcacagAACAGATGCTGTCTCATGGCACAGCCGACGTGGTCTTAGAGGCCTGTACAGACTTCTGGGATGGGGCGGACATCTATCCGCTTTCCGGTTCTGACAG AAAGAAAGTGCTGGATTTTTACCAGCGAGCCTGCCTGTCTGGTTACTGCTCTGCCTTCGCCTATAAGCCCATGAGCTGTGCCCTGTCCTCTCAGCTCAATGGCAAGTGCATCGAGCTGGTGCAGGCGCCTGGCCAGAGCAGCATCTTCACCATGTGTGAGCTGCCCAGCACCATCCCCCTCAAGCTGAGCACGCGCCGCAACAGCTGGAGCTCTGACG AAGGGATCGGGGAGGTGCTGGAGAAGGAAGACTGCATGCAGGCCCTGAGTGGCCAGATCTTCATGGGCATGGTGTCCTCTCAGTACCAGGCCCGGCTGGACATTGTGCGCCTCATCGACGGGCTGGTCAATGCCTGCATCCGCTTTGTCTACTTCTCTTTGGAGGACGAGCTCAAAAGCAAG GTGTTTGCAGAAAAGATGGGCCTGGAGACAGGCTGGAACTGTCACATCTCCCTCACGCCCAATGGTGACATGCCTGGCTCTGAGATCCCCCCTTCCAGCCCTAGCCATgccggctccctgcatgatgaCCTGAATCAGG TGTCCCGAGATGATGCGGAAGGACTCCTCTTAATGGAGGAGGAGGGTCACTCAGACCTCATTAGCTTCCAGCCTACGGACAGCGACCTCCCCAGCTTCCTGGAGGACTGCAACCGG GCCAAGCTGCCACGCGGCATCCACCAGGTGCGCCCCCACCTGCAGAACATTGACAACGTGCCCCTGCTAGTACCCCTGTTCACCGACTGTACCCCTGAGA CCATGTGTGAGATGATCAAGATCATGCAGGAATATGGGGAGGTGACCTGCTGCCTGGGCAGCTCTGCCAACCTGAGGAACAGTTGCCTTTTCCTCCAGAGTGACATCAG CATTGCCCTGGATCCTCTGTACCCATCCCGCTGCTCCTGGGAGACCTTTGGCTACGCCACCAGCACCAGCATGGCCCAGGCCTCGGATGGCCTTTCTCCCCTCCAGCTCTCAGGGCAGCTCAACAGCCTGCCCTGCTCCCTGACCTTTCGCCAGGAGGAGACCATAAGCATCATCCGGCTCATTGAGCAG GCTCGGCACGCCACCTACGGCATTCGCAAGtgcttcctcttcctgctgcAGTGCCAGCTGACTCTCGTGGTCATCCAG TTCCTCTCTTGCCTGGTTCAGCTGCCACCGCTGCTGAGCACCACCGACATCCTGTGGCTGTCCTGCTTTTGCTACCCTCTGCTCAG CATCTCTCTGTTGGGGAAGCCGCCCCACAGTTCCATCATGTCTATGGCCACAGGAAAGAACCTTCAGTCCATTCCTAAGAAG ACCCAGCACtacttcctcctctgcttcttgCTCAAATTCAGCCTCACCATCAGCTCGTGCCTCATCTGCTTTGGCTTCACGCTGCAGAGCTTCTGTGACAGCTCCCGAGCCCGCAACCTCACCAACTGCTCCTCCATCATGCTGCCCAG CTATGCTGACACAGCTCCGGCCTGGTTTGATGATTTTGCCAATGGGCTGCTGACGGCTCAGAAGCTCACGGCCGCCCTGATCGTCCTGCACACAG TCTTCATTTCTATCACCCATGTGCATCGCACCAAGCCCCTGTGGAGAAAGAGCCCCTTGACAAACCTCTGGTGGGCCATGACGGTGCCTGTGGT cctcctgggGCAGGTGGTCCAGACAGCAGTGGACTTGCAGCTGTGGACGCACAGGGACAGCCAAGTCCACTTTGGCCTGGAGGACGTGCCTCTGCTGACGTGGCTCCTGGGCTGCCTCTCCTTGGTCCTTGTGGTGGTCACCAATGAGATCGTGAAGCTGCATGAGATTCG GGTCCGGGTTCGCTACCAGAAGCGGCAGAAACTGCAGTTTGAAACTAAGCTGGGCATGAACTCCCCCTTCTGA